The Afipia massiliensis genome has a segment encoding these proteins:
- a CDS encoding branched-chain amino acid ABC transporter permease has protein sequence MRFLFKTDYNDDIRLIPHSGYIWSYGALLALLVIAPFVLSSYLVSQLVFVCIYAIVGVGLMILTGFTGQASLGHAAFLAIGAYTAAYLQQMGVPFIVYFLAAGVLTGLIGAMVGFPALRLQGIYLVIATISFALIVEEILARWESVTHGNDGMRVRAIQMLGGSITRDSPTFYYMCLGLLILVIVGTLNLMRSPTGRAFVAIRDSETAAKSMGINVSRYKVKSFALSAAITGLAGVLFAHKMSFISPEMFTLQLSIEFIMVIIIGGVISLHGAVLGAIFIVMVDPFLTFLKDDIPGVVAGLAATFGAGVEQVASIKNNVAAIASANGLKGAIYGLIIMLFILFEPYGIYGRWLKIKLFFQLFPLYKRATFKRQKIYVKSERNR, from the coding sequence ATGCGGTTTCTTTTCAAGACAGATTATAACGACGACATCCGGCTGATCCCGCATAGCGGATACATCTGGTCCTACGGCGCGCTGTTGGCGCTGCTGGTGATCGCGCCGTTCGTTCTGAGCAGCTATCTCGTCAGCCAGCTCGTCTTCGTCTGCATCTATGCCATCGTCGGCGTCGGGCTGATGATCCTGACAGGATTCACCGGGCAGGCCTCGCTGGGCCACGCGGCGTTTCTCGCCATCGGCGCCTACACCGCGGCCTATCTTCAGCAAATGGGCGTACCCTTCATCGTCTATTTTCTGGCGGCGGGCGTGCTGACCGGATTGATCGGCGCAATGGTCGGATTTCCGGCGCTGCGCTTGCAGGGGATCTATCTCGTCATTGCCACCATCTCGTTCGCGCTGATCGTCGAGGAGATTCTGGCGCGCTGGGAGAGCGTCACGCACGGCAACGACGGCATGCGCGTCCGTGCGATCCAGATGCTCGGCGGCAGCATTACGCGCGACAGCCCGACCTTCTATTATATGTGCCTCGGTCTCTTGATCCTGGTCATTGTCGGCACGCTTAACCTGATGCGCTCGCCTACCGGGCGCGCGTTCGTCGCGATCCGTGACAGCGAGACGGCGGCCAAGAGCATGGGCATCAACGTCTCGCGCTACAAGGTGAAGTCATTTGCCTTGAGCGCGGCGATCACCGGCCTCGCGGGCGTGCTCTTTGCCCACAAGATGTCCTTCATCAGCCCGGAGATGTTTACCCTCCAGCTGTCCATCGAATTTATCATGGTGATCATCATAGGCGGCGTGATCAGCCTGCACGGCGCGGTGCTCGGCGCGATCTTCATCGTCATGGTCGATCCGTTCCTGACCTTCCTGAAAGATGACATTCCGGGTGTAGTTGCGGGTCTTGCCGCCACGTTCGGCGCCGGCGTCGAGCAGGTGGCCAGCATCAAGAACAACGTCGCGGCGATCGCCTCGGCCAACGGCCTGAAGGGCGCGATCTATGGCCTGATCATCATGCTGTTCATCCTGTTCGAACCCTATGGCATCTATGGCCGCTGGCTCAAGATCAAGCTCTTCTTCCAGCTCTTTCCGCTCTACAAGCGCGCGACCTTCAAGCGGCAGAAGATCTACGTCAAATCGGAGCGGAACCGATGA
- a CDS encoding ABC transporter substrate-binding protein: MRPATKRNRLLTMASAVALMAASAAVSGPAFADEAAARKWIDAEFQPSTLSKDDQMKEMQWFIKAAEPFKGMEINVVSETITTHEYEAGTLAKAFTEITGIKIKHDLIQEGDVVEKLQTQMQSGKNVYDGWINDSDLIGTHFRYNQTVVLSDYMTGEGKDVTNPMLDVDDFIGKSFTTAPDGKLYQLPDQQFANLYWFRYDWFTNPDYKSRFKAKYGYELGVPVNWSAYEDIAEFFTNDVKEINGVKVYGHMDYGKKDPSLGWRFTDAWLSMAGNGDRGIPNGKPVDEWGIRMEGCRPVGSSVERGGDTNGPAAVYSIVKYLDWMKKYAPPQAQGMTFSESGPVPAQGAIAQQMFWYTAFTADMVKPGLPVVNADGTPKWRMAPSPHGSYWKEGMKLGYQDAGSATLLKSTPADRRKAAWLYLQFIVSKSVSLKKSHVGLTFVRESDIWDKSFTERAPKLGGLIEFYRSPARVQWSPTGNNVPDYPKLAQLWWQNIGDASSGAKTAQAAMDSLAAAQDSVLERLEKSGVQGACGPKLNKKETAEFWFAKSEKDGNVAPQRKLANEKPKGETVDYDTLIKSWPASPPKRAEAK, translated from the coding sequence ATGCGACCAGCTACAAAGAGAAATCGTCTTCTGACGATGGCAAGTGCAGTGGCATTGATGGCGGCATCGGCGGCGGTCAGCGGACCTGCTTTCGCCGATGAAGCGGCGGCAAGGAAGTGGATCGATGCCGAATTCCAGCCTTCGACGCTGTCGAAGGACGACCAGATGAAGGAGATGCAGTGGTTCATCAAGGCCGCTGAGCCCTTCAAGGGCATGGAGATTAACGTCGTGTCGGAAACGATCACGACGCATGAGTATGAAGCCGGAACGCTGGCCAAGGCGTTCACTGAAATCACCGGCATCAAGATCAAGCACGACCTGATCCAGGAAGGTGACGTCGTCGAAAAGCTCCAGACGCAGATGCAGTCCGGCAAGAATGTCTATGACGGCTGGATCAACGACTCGGACCTGATTGGCACCCACTTCCGTTACAACCAGACCGTGGTCCTTTCGGACTACATGACCGGCGAAGGCAAGGACGTCACCAACCCGATGCTCGATGTCGATGACTTCATCGGCAAGTCGTTCACCACCGCACCCGACGGCAAGCTGTATCAGTTGCCGGACCAGCAGTTCGCGAACCTGTACTGGTTCCGATACGACTGGTTCACCAACCCCGACTACAAGTCCCGGTTCAAGGCCAAGTACGGCTACGAACTCGGCGTCCCGGTGAACTGGTCAGCCTATGAGGACATCGCCGAGTTCTTCACCAATGACGTCAAGGAGATCAACGGCGTCAAGGTTTATGGCCACATGGACTACGGCAAGAAGGACCCATCGCTCGGCTGGCGGTTCACCGACGCCTGGCTGTCGATGGCGGGTAACGGCGACAGGGGCATTCCGAACGGCAAACCCGTCGATGAGTGGGGCATCCGGATGGAAGGCTGCCGGCCGGTCGGCTCGTCCGTCGAGCGTGGCGGCGACACCAACGGTCCGGCGGCGGTCTATTCGATCGTCAAGTATCTCGATTGGATGAAGAAGTATGCCCCGCCGCAGGCGCAAGGCATGACCTTCTCCGAGTCGGGACCGGTGCCGGCACAAGGAGCCATCGCCCAGCAGATGTTCTGGTACACCGCTTTTACAGCCGACATGGTGAAGCCGGGCCTGCCGGTGGTGAACGCCGATGGTACGCCGAAGTGGCGGATGGCTCCGTCTCCGCACGGATCGTACTGGAAGGAGGGCATGAAGCTCGGCTACCAGGATGCGGGCTCCGCAACTCTGCTGAAGTCGACCCCGGCGGATCGCCGCAAGGCGGCCTGGCTCTATCTGCAGTTCATCGTTTCCAAGTCCGTGAGCCTGAAGAAGAGCCATGTTGGCCTCACCTTCGTGCGTGAGTCCGACATCTGGGACAAGTCGTTTACCGAACGCGCGCCGAAACTCGGTGGCCTGATCGAGTTCTATCGTTCGCCGGCACGCGTGCAGTGGTCTCCGACCGGAAACAATGTGCCGGATTATCCGAAGCTGGCCCAGCTCTGGTGGCAGAACATCGGCGATGCGTCGTCCGGTGCGAAGACCGCGCAGGCAGCGATGGACTCGCTGGCTGCGGCCCAGGACTCGGTGCTTGAGCGCCTCGAGAAATCGGGCGTGCAGGGCGCCTGCGGACCGAAGCTCAACAAGAAGGAGACGGCCGAGTTCTGGTTCGCGAAGTCGGAGAAGGACGGCAACGTCGCGCCTCAGCGCAAACTGGCGAACGAAAAGCCAAAGGGCGAAACCGTCGACTACGACACGCTGATCAAGTCGTGGCCGGCGTCGCCGCCGAAGCGCGCCGAGGCAAAATAA
- a CDS encoding ABC transporter ATP-binding protein, with protein MSCFRAENLSLHFGGLKAVDSVSFAVEKGEILSIIGPNGAGKSSIFNLISRLYEPTSGRLYFEDQDITEEPAYGIAKLGIARTFQNIELFENATVLSNLLVGRHRHSTTTLWQELLFLPNVRRDEKAHRRRVEQVIEFLDLAAHRDKLISGLPYGVRKVIELARALCTEPKLILLDEPSSGLNVEETDDMSFWIRDMKTELGITVLMVEHDMTLVNRVSDRVIALNYGKVLAMGTPAEVQAHPDVVAAYLGT; from the coding sequence ATGAGCTGTTTCCGCGCCGAAAATCTCTCGCTTCATTTTGGCGGGCTGAAAGCGGTGGATTCCGTCAGCTTCGCGGTGGAGAAGGGCGAAATCCTTTCGATCATCGGTCCCAACGGGGCCGGCAAAAGCTCGATCTTCAACCTGATCTCGCGCCTCTATGAGCCGACTTCTGGCCGTCTCTATTTCGAGGATCAGGACATCACCGAGGAGCCCGCTTACGGCATCGCCAAGCTGGGCATCGCGCGCACCTTCCAGAACATCGAACTGTTCGAAAATGCCACCGTTCTCAGCAACCTTCTGGTTGGGCGGCACCGCCATTCCACCACCACCCTTTGGCAGGAGTTGCTATTCCTGCCGAACGTCCGCCGCGACGAAAAAGCGCATCGCCGCCGCGTTGAGCAGGTCATTGAATTCCTTGACCTTGCCGCCCATCGGGACAAGCTCATCTCCGGATTGCCCTATGGCGTGCGCAAGGTGATCGAGCTGGCCCGCGCACTGTGCACCGAGCCGAAGCTGATCCTGCTCGACGAACCCTCGTCGGGCCTGAATGTGGAGGAGACCGACGACATGTCGTTCTGGATCCGCGACATGAAGACCGAGCTTGGCATCACCGTGCTGATGGTCGAGCACGACATGACGCTGGTCAACCGCGTCTCCGACCGGGTGATCGCGCTGAACTACGGTAAGGTGCTGGCCATGGGCACGCCGGCCGAAGTGCAGGCGCATCCCGATGTCGTCGCAGCCTATCTCGGCACATGA
- a CDS encoding DUF2160 domain-containing protein, with translation MEHIAWMAWTVPTAIFFCLLGGTLATMTWLALRYPEAERVGVLRIPTTRGDRLFISLIAAAVIHLLWIAFAGTNPIATLPIGEGVEVSSLWIATVISLGSAAVIFRKV, from the coding sequence ATGGAACACATCGCATGGATGGCCTGGACGGTGCCCACGGCGATCTTCTTCTGCCTGCTGGGTGGAACGCTCGCGACCATGACCTGGCTTGCGCTGCGTTACCCCGAGGCGGAGCGCGTCGGTGTCTTACGTATTCCCACCACGCGCGGCGACCGGCTGTTTATTTCGCTGATCGCGGCTGCGGTCATTCATCTGTTGTGGATTGCATTTGCGGGCACCAACCCGATTGCGACGCTCCCGATAGGAGAGGGAGTCGAAGTGTCGAGTTTGTGGATCGCCACCGTTATTTCGCTCGGTTCGGCTGCTGTCATATTTCGCAAAGTTTAA
- a CDS encoding carbohydrate ABC transporter permease, giving the protein MDKTINNKAWFLVLPVFLIVAFSAILPLMTVVNYSVQDTFGNNQFFWNGVGWFKELLDPSTDLGDRFLASLGRNLLFSAIILAIQVPLGILVALSMPREGWRVAACLVILALPLLIPWNVVGTIWQIFGRPDIGLLGYTLNKMGLDYNYVSNSFDAWATIIVMDVWHWTSLVALLCYAGLKSIPDAYYQAAQIDGASRWAVFTAIQLPKMKRVLLIAVLLRFMDSFMIYTEPFVVTGGGPGNSTTFVSIELVKIALGQFDLGKAAALSIVYNLVILIVCWVFYTVMTNADNERPQATGGA; this is encoded by the coding sequence ATGGACAAGACAATCAACAACAAGGCCTGGTTTTTGGTGCTGCCAGTGTTCCTGATCGTGGCGTTCTCCGCGATCCTGCCGCTGATGACGGTGGTCAACTACTCGGTGCAGGACACGTTCGGAAACAATCAGTTCTTCTGGAACGGCGTCGGCTGGTTCAAGGAACTGCTCGATCCCTCGACCGATCTCGGCGACCGGTTCCTGGCCTCGCTCGGCCGCAATCTGCTGTTCTCAGCGATCATTCTCGCCATCCAAGTGCCGCTCGGCATTCTGGTCGCGCTGTCGATGCCGCGCGAAGGCTGGCGGGTTGCGGCGTGCCTCGTCATTCTGGCGCTGCCGCTGCTCATTCCTTGGAACGTGGTCGGCACCATCTGGCAGATCTTCGGGCGTCCCGACATCGGCTTGCTTGGCTATACGCTGAACAAGATGGGGCTGGACTACAATTACGTGTCCAACAGCTTCGACGCCTGGGCGACCATCATCGTCATGGACGTCTGGCACTGGACCAGCCTTGTTGCCTTGCTGTGTTACGCGGGGCTGAAGTCCATCCCGGACGCCTACTATCAGGCGGCGCAGATCGACGGCGCTTCGCGCTGGGCAGTTTTCACGGCCATCCAGTTGCCGAAGATGAAGCGTGTGCTTTTGATCGCGGTGCTGCTGCGGTTCATGGACAGCTTCATGATCTATACCGAGCCGTTCGTCGTTACCGGCGGCGGCCCCGGCAACTCCACCACCTTCGTGTCGATCGAACTCGTCAAGATCGCGCTCGGCCAGTTCGACCTCGGCAAGGCCGCCGCGCTGTCGATCGTTTACAATCTGGTCATTCTGATCGTGTGCTGGGTGTTCTACACGGTGATGACGAACGCCGACAACGAACGCCCACAAGCGACGGGAGGCGCGTGA
- a CDS encoding branched-chain amino acid ABC transporter permease, translated as MLDFVQQLVSGIALGCVYGLIALGFVLVYKATEVVNFAQGDLMMLGGFFAFTFISLLGFNYWLGFVAAVGAMALFGMLAERLVVRPILGYPQFSIIMATIGLGFFLRSVAGMVWGTDDLKIETPFSQGVLRLGSLVLAYDKLSVIAATIILCGVLYLFFNKTTLGTAMRASSENMLAAYYMGIPVKRVVSIVWAISAAVATCAGVLLAPITFVHSNVGLVLGLKAFPAAVLGGFGSIPGAVVGGILIGVIESMAGFYLPQGWKDVAPYIVLLAVLLLKPEGIFGLHTRKKV; from the coding sequence ATGCTGGACTTCGTTCAGCAGTTGGTGAGCGGTATTGCGCTCGGCTGTGTTTATGGCCTGATCGCACTTGGCTTTGTCCTTGTTTACAAAGCCACCGAGGTCGTCAACTTCGCGCAAGGCGACTTGATGATGCTGGGCGGGTTCTTCGCCTTCACCTTCATCAGTCTGCTCGGCTTCAACTACTGGCTTGGATTTGTTGCGGCGGTCGGCGCCATGGCGTTGTTCGGCATGCTGGCCGAACGCCTCGTGGTGCGACCGATCCTCGGCTATCCGCAGTTTTCCATCATCATGGCGACCATCGGGCTCGGCTTCTTCCTGCGCTCGGTTGCGGGAATGGTCTGGGGCACCGACGATCTCAAGATCGAAACGCCGTTCAGCCAGGGTGTGCTGCGGCTGGGGAGCCTGGTGCTGGCCTATGACAAGCTCTCGGTAATTGCCGCGACGATCATCCTCTGCGGCGTCCTGTATCTGTTTTTCAACAAGACCACGCTCGGCACCGCGATGCGCGCCAGTTCCGAGAACATGCTCGCAGCCTACTACATGGGCATTCCCGTCAAGCGCGTGGTGTCGATCGTCTGGGCGATCAGCGCCGCGGTCGCGACCTGCGCCGGCGTGCTGCTCGCGCCGATCACCTTCGTCCACTCCAACGTCGGCCTCGTGCTGGGATTGAAGGCCTTTCCCGCGGCGGTGCTGGGGGGATTCGGATCGATTCCCGGCGCGGTGGTCGGCGGAATCCTGATCGGTGTGATCGAAAGCATGGCCGGCTTTTACCTGCCGCAGGGATGGAAGGATGTCGCGCCCTACATCGTGCTGCTCGCGGTGCTGCTGCTGAAACCCGAAGGCATCTTCGGACTTCACACGCGCAAGAAAGTCTGA
- a CDS encoding ABC transporter ATP-binding protein: protein MSVTLDQVSREVNGVPWIRDVSLTLERGTLSVLLGPTLSGKTSIMRLLAGLDKPTSGRILVDGKDVTGFDVRKRSVAMVYQQFINYPTLSVYENIASPLRVQGVARDEIEIRVRDAAKLLKLEPYLSRTPLQLSGGQQQRTAIARALVKGADLVLLDEPLANLDYKLREELRTELPRIFEESGAIFVYATTEPSEALLLGGRTVCMGEGQALQVGATPQVYRRPDTVEVAEVFSDPPLNTVGIEKKNGSIFYSGGERASVAGLYEGLSDGAYKVGFRAHQLNVAGASPGRHAFVTTVSVTEITGSESFVHLKREGYNWVAVLPGIHEFLPGQELDVVLDPNDLFIFDQAGRLVAAPTAM, encoded by the coding sequence ATGAGCGTCACCCTCGACCAGGTTTCGCGCGAGGTTAACGGCGTTCCCTGGATTCGAGACGTGTCGCTGACGCTTGAGCGCGGAACTTTGAGCGTGCTACTCGGGCCGACGCTGTCCGGCAAGACCTCGATCATGCGGCTGCTGGCCGGGCTCGACAAGCCGACCTCCGGTCGCATCCTTGTCGACGGCAAGGACGTCACAGGTTTCGATGTGCGCAAGCGCTCGGTGGCGATGGTCTATCAGCAGTTCATCAATTACCCGACGCTGTCGGTCTACGAGAATATCGCGTCGCCGCTGCGGGTGCAGGGCGTGGCGCGCGACGAGATCGAAATCCGCGTGCGGGACGCGGCGAAGCTGCTCAAGCTGGAGCCTTACCTCAGCCGCACGCCGCTGCAGTTGTCCGGCGGCCAGCAGCAGCGCACCGCGATCGCGCGTGCGCTGGTCAAGGGCGCGGATCTTGTGCTGCTCGACGAGCCGCTCGCCAATCTCGACTACAAGCTGCGCGAGGAATTGCGCACCGAACTGCCGCGCATCTTTGAAGAGTCCGGCGCGATCTTCGTTTATGCGACCACTGAACCCTCCGAAGCCTTGCTGCTCGGTGGCCGCACGGTCTGCATGGGCGAGGGACAGGCGTTGCAGGTCGGCGCGACGCCGCAGGTTTATCGGCGTCCCGATACGGTGGAGGTGGCCGAGGTGTTTTCCGATCCGCCGCTGAACACCGTCGGCATCGAGAAGAAGAATGGCTCGATCTTCTATTCCGGCGGCGAGCGTGCCTCGGTTGCAGGTCTCTATGAAGGTCTCAGTGACGGCGCCTACAAGGTTGGCTTTCGTGCGCATCAGCTCAACGTCGCCGGTGCATCTCCCGGCCGGCACGCGTTCGTCACCACCGTCAGCGTCACCGAGATCACCGGTTCGGAGAGCTTTGTTCATCTCAAGCGCGAGGGCTACAACTGGGTCGCGGTGCTGCCGGGCATTCACGAATTCCTGCCGGGGCAGGAACTGGACGTGGTGCTCGACCCGAACGATCTCTTTATCTTCGATCAAGCCGGCCGGCTCGTCGCCGCGCCGACGGCAATGTGA
- a CDS encoding ABC transporter ATP-binding protein: protein MARIDLVDLAHSYGGDAYALKPMTMTWRQGGAYALLGPSGCGKTTLLNIISGIVTPSHGKVLFDGTDITRSTTRERNIAQVFQFPVIYDTMTVGENLAFPLKNRGQPRNVIDARVAEIAKLLDLTPYLNRKAVRLSADAKQKISLGRGLVRSDVSAVLFDEPLTVIDPHLKWELRSKLKALHQALDLTMIYVTHDQTEALTFADTVVVMHDGSVVQSGTPEELFAKPAHTFVGYFIGSPGMNIVPAQVKGNEARIDGHTIRLNRTYDSLPIGAKIEIGVRPEFVHVAAPAPGLLSAQIERIDDLGRVRFARVRIGDVKFAARVPNGFTVPDKTAGLVFDPAHIHVYADSLLVEGRA, encoded by the coding sequence ATGGCCCGCATCGACCTCGTCGATCTGGCCCATTCCTACGGCGGCGATGCCTATGCGCTGAAGCCGATGACCATGACGTGGCGGCAGGGCGGTGCTTACGCTCTGCTCGGTCCATCCGGTTGCGGTAAGACCACACTCCTCAACATCATATCCGGAATCGTCACGCCGTCGCACGGCAAGGTGCTGTTCGACGGCACGGACATCACGCGCTCGACCACACGCGAGCGCAACATCGCGCAGGTGTTCCAGTTTCCGGTGATCTACGACACCATGACGGTCGGCGAAAACCTTGCGTTTCCACTCAAGAATCGTGGACAGCCGCGCAACGTGATCGATGCGCGCGTTGCCGAGATTGCCAAGCTGCTCGATCTCACGCCGTATCTCAACCGCAAGGCGGTACGGCTCAGCGCCGACGCCAAGCAGAAGATTTCGCTGGGACGCGGGCTAGTGCGCTCGGACGTCTCGGCGGTGCTGTTCGATGAACCGCTCACGGTGATCGATCCGCATCTGAAGTGGGAGCTGCGCTCCAAGCTCAAGGCGCTGCATCAAGCGCTTGACCTCACCATGATCTACGTCACCCACGACCAGACCGAGGCGTTGACCTTCGCCGATACGGTGGTGGTGATGCACGACGGCAGCGTGGTGCAGAGCGGAACGCCGGAAGAACTGTTCGCCAAGCCTGCGCACACTTTCGTCGGCTATTTCATCGGATCGCCCGGCATGAACATCGTGCCGGCGCAGGTGAAAGGTAACGAGGCGAGGATTGATGGTCATACCATCCGGCTGAACCGGACCTACGACAGCCTGCCGATCGGGGCGAAAATCGAAATCGGCGTGCGGCCGGAATTCGTCCATGTCGCAGCGCCTGCACCCGGCCTGTTGTCGGCCCAGATCGAACGGATCGATGACCTCGGCCGGGTGCGTTTCGCGCGCGTGCGCATCGGTGACGTGAAGTTCGCGGCGCGCGTACCGAACGGGTTCACTGTTCCCGATAAAACCGCCGGCCTCGTTTTTGATCCTGCTCATATCCACGTCTATGCGGACAGTCTTCTGGTCGAGGGGCGCGCCTGA
- a CDS encoding carbohydrate ABC transporter permease gives MHTIPGRRIIMVLFLTFLLLPIYWLVNMSFKTNTEIVTTMTLWPNNPTLAHYKRIFTDSSWYSGYINSLQYVVINTVISISFALPAAYAFSRYRFLGDKHLFFWLLSNRMAPPAVFALPFFNLYSAINLFDTPWAVALAHCLFNVPLAVWILEGFVSGVPKEIDETAFLDGYSFPRFFVKILMPLIASGIGVAAFFCFMFSWVELLLARTLTSVNAKPIAATMTRTVSASGMDWGLLAAAGVLTIIPGALVIWFVRNYIARGFALGRV, from the coding sequence ATGCATACCATTCCCGGCCGCCGCATCATTATGGTCTTGTTCCTGACGTTCCTGCTGTTGCCGATCTACTGGCTCGTCAACATGAGCTTCAAGACCAACACGGAGATCGTCACGACCATGACGTTGTGGCCGAACAACCCGACGCTGGCTCACTATAAACGTATCTTCACGGATTCAAGCTGGTACTCCGGTTACATCAATTCGCTGCAATACGTCGTCATCAACACGGTCATCTCGATTTCTTTTGCGCTGCCTGCGGCCTACGCGTTCTCGCGTTACCGTTTTCTCGGCGACAAGCACCTGTTCTTCTGGCTGCTGTCGAACCGCATGGCGCCGCCAGCGGTGTTCGCGCTGCCGTTCTTCAATCTGTATTCGGCAATCAACCTTTTCGACACGCCGTGGGCGGTCGCGCTGGCGCATTGCCTGTTCAATGTGCCGCTGGCGGTATGGATTCTTGAAGGCTTCGTGTCCGGCGTGCCGAAGGAGATCGATGAGACCGCGTTCCTCGACGGCTATTCGTTTCCGCGTTTCTTCGTGAAAATTCTGATGCCGCTGATCGCCAGCGGTATCGGCGTCGCGGCGTTTTTCTGCTTCATGTTCTCTTGGGTCGAATTGCTGTTGGCGCGCACGCTAACGTCGGTCAACGCCAAACCGATTGCAGCGACGATGACGCGCACGGTTTCGGCGTCCGGAATGGATTGGGGCCTGCTGGCCGCTGCTGGTGTCCTGACCATCATTCCCGGAGCGCTGGTGATCTGGTTTGTCCGCAACTACATCGCGCGCGGTTTCGCGCTCGGACGGGTGTAA
- the glpD gene encoding glycerol-3-phosphate dehydrogenase: protein MGQVFDLAIIGGGINGCGIARDAVGRGNSVFLCEMNDLASGTSSWSSKLIHGGLRYLEYYEFRLVREALLEREVLWQIAPHIIRPLRFVLPHHAGLRPAWLLRLGLFMYDYLGGRRLLPATRTVDLSRDPVGQPLAPGRFTKGFEYSDCFVDDARLVVLNARDAADRGAVIRTRTRAVEAKRQGDCWQVLLEDTVTGAKSSIQARALVNAGGPWVEDVLNGRAGINAKAKVRLVQGSHIVVPRLYDHDRAYTFQNADGRVVFVIPFQNDFTLIGTTDRDYDGDPSKVKASAEEIAYLCQSVNDYLAKSVKPEDVVWAYAGVRPLYDDGASEAKAATRDYVFEYDAPGGLPLLSIFGGKITTYRRLSEEALERLEQYLPGKAKPAGWTGTTPLPGGDLDVSAIPALADELVRDNSFLSRALALRLAHAYGTRASKVLDRASSAADLGQVFGDTLTEREVRYLIAHEFARTAEDIVWRRSKLGLRLSASEVKALDDWIATHRSGFDTPLKEAGGRG, encoded by the coding sequence GTGGGACAGGTTTTCGACCTCGCAATCATTGGTGGCGGGATCAACGGCTGCGGCATTGCCCGCGATGCCGTCGGCCGCGGAAATTCCGTCTTCCTTTGCGAAATGAACGATCTCGCCAGCGGCACCTCGTCATGGTCGAGCAAGCTCATTCACGGCGGTCTGCGCTATCTCGAATATTACGAGTTCCGTCTGGTTCGCGAGGCGCTGCTGGAGCGGGAAGTGCTCTGGCAGATTGCTCCGCACATCATCCGTCCGCTGCGATTCGTGCTGCCGCATCATGCGGGGCTGCGCCCGGCCTGGCTGCTGAGGCTCGGCCTCTTCATGTACGATTATCTCGGCGGACGACGACTGCTTCCGGCCACGCGCACGGTTGATCTCAGCCGCGATCCGGTCGGCCAGCCGTTGGCGCCGGGCCGCTTCACCAAGGGATTCGAATACTCGGACTGTTTCGTCGACGACGCGCGCCTCGTGGTTCTCAACGCACGCGATGCGGCGGATCGCGGTGCGGTGATCCGCACGCGGACCCGCGCCGTCGAGGCGAAGCGTCAGGGCGATTGCTGGCAGGTTCTGCTGGAGGACACCGTCACCGGTGCGAAAAGCAGCATCCAGGCGCGGGCGCTGGTCAATGCGGGCGGGCCATGGGTCGAGGATGTGCTGAACGGGCGCGCCGGAATCAACGCCAAGGCCAAGGTGCGTCTGGTGCAGGGTTCGCACATCGTGGTGCCGCGGCTTTACGATCACGACCGTGCCTACACGTTCCAGAACGCCGACGGCCGCGTGGTCTTTGTCATTCCGTTCCAGAACGATTTTACGCTGATCGGCACCACCGATCGCGACTACGATGGCGATCCGTCCAAGGTGAAAGCCTCGGCCGAGGAAATCGCCTATCTGTGCCAGTCGGTGAACGATTATCTCGCCAAGTCCGTGAAGCCAGAAGACGTGGTGTGGGCCTATGCCGGCGTGCGTCCGCTCTATGACGACGGCGCCAGCGAAGCCAAGGCGGCCACGCGCGACTACGTGTTCGAATACGATGCGCCCGGCGGGCTCCCGCTGCTGTCGATTTTCGGCGGCAAGATCACGACCTACCGCCGCCTGTCCGAAGAGGCGCTGGAACGGCTGGAGCAATATCTGCCGGGAAAAGCAAAGCCGGCGGGCTGGACCGGCACCACGCCGTTGCCCGGCGGCGATCTCGATGTGTCCGCGATCCCGGCACTGGCGGACGAGTTGGTCCGCGACAATTCGTTCCTGTCGCGCGCTCTCGCGCTCCGGCTTGCGCACGCCTATGGTACGCGGGCCAGCAAGGTTCTCGACAGGGCGTCATCCGCTGCGGACCTCGGACAGGTGTTCGGGGATACGCTGACGGAACGTGAAGTCCGCTACCTGATCGCGCATGAATTTGCGCGCACCGCCGAGGACATTGTCTGGCGACGATCCAAACTTGGTCTGCGTCTCTCCGCAAGTGAAGTGAAGGCGCTCGACGACTGGATCGCCACGCATCGCAGCGGTTTCGATACGCCGCTGAAGGAAGCCGGAGGCCGCGGATGA